The following are encoded together in the Cervus elaphus chromosome 23, mCerEla1.1, whole genome shotgun sequence genome:
- the HACD1 gene encoding very-long-chain (3R)-3-hydroxyacyl-CoA dehydratase 1 isoform X2 yields the protein MVRFYMEKGTHKGLYKSIQKTLKFFQTFALLEIVHCLIGIVPTSVIVAGVQVSSRIFMVWLVTHSIKPIQNEESVVLFLVAWTVTEITRYSFYTFSLLDHLPYFIKWARYNFFIILYPVGVAGELLTIYAALPYVKKTGMFSIRLPNKYNVSFDYYYFLLITMASYIPLFPQLYFHMLRQRRKVLHGEVIVEKDD from the exons ATGGTACGTTTTTACATGGAAAAAGGAACACACAAAGGTTTATATAAAAGTATTCAGAAGACACTTAAATTTTTCCAGACATTTGCCTTGCTTGAG ATAGTCCACTGTTTAAttg gaattgTACCTACTTCTGTGATTGTGGCTGGGGTCCAAGTGAGTTCAAGAATCTTCATGGTTTGGCTCGTTACTCACAGTATAAAACCA ATCCAGAATGAGGAGAGTGTGGTGCTTTTTCTGGTCGCGTGGACGGTGACAGAGATCACTCGCTACTCCTTCTACACATTCAGTCTTCTCGACCACTTGCCATACTTCATTAAATGGGCCAG atatAATTTTTTTATCATCTTATATCCTGTTGGAGTTGCTGGTGAACTTCTTACAATATACGCTGCCTTACCATATGTGAAGAAAACAGGAATGTTCTCCATAAGACTTCCCAATAAATACAATGTCTCTTTTGactactattattttcttcttataacCATGGCCTCATATATACCAT tGTTTCCACAACTCTACTTTCATATGTTACGGCAGAGAAGAAAGGTGCTTCATGGAGAGGTGATTGTCGAAAAGGATGATTAA
- the HACD1 gene encoding very-long-chain (3R)-3-hydroxyacyl-CoA dehydratase 1 isoform X1 — translation MGRLTEAAAAGGGASAARSAGSPPAPLPLSSTSPGCAAAMASSEEDGTNGGASEASEEREAVGKRRRLGLLATVWLTFYNIAMTAGWLVLAIAMVRFYMEKGTHKGLYKSIQKTLKFFQTFALLEIVHCLIGIVPTSVIVAGVQVSSRIFMVWLVTHSIKPIQNEESVVLFLVAWTVTEITRYSFYTFSLLDHLPYFIKWARYNFFIILYPVGVAGELLTIYAALPYVKKTGMFSIRLPNKYNVSFDYYYFLLITMASYIPLFPQLYFHMLRQRRKVLHGEVIVEKDD, via the exons ATGGGGCGCCTGACGGAGGCGGCGGCAGCGGGCGGCGGCGCTTCAGCGGCGCGCTCGGCCGGGTCCCCTCCCGCTCCCCTGCCCCTCTCGTCCACGTCCCCCGGCTGCGCGGCCGCCATGGCGTCCAGCGAGGAGGACGGCACCAACGGCGGCGCCTCGGAGGCGAGCGAGGAGAGGGAGGCTGTGGGCAAGCGGAGGCGCCTGGGCTTGTTGGCCACGGTCTGGCTCACCTTCTACAACATCGCCATGACCGCGGG gtGGTTGGTACTGGCTATTGCCATGGTACGTTTTTACATGGAAAAAGGAACACACAAAGGTTTATATAAAAGTATTCAGAAGACACTTAAATTTTTCCAGACATTTGCCTTGCTTGAG ATAGTCCACTGTTTAAttg gaattgTACCTACTTCTGTGATTGTGGCTGGGGTCCAAGTGAGTTCAAGAATCTTCATGGTTTGGCTCGTTACTCACAGTATAAAACCA ATCCAGAATGAGGAGAGTGTGGTGCTTTTTCTGGTCGCGTGGACGGTGACAGAGATCACTCGCTACTCCTTCTACACATTCAGTCTTCTCGACCACTTGCCATACTTCATTAAATGGGCCAG atatAATTTTTTTATCATCTTATATCCTGTTGGAGTTGCTGGTGAACTTCTTACAATATACGCTGCCTTACCATATGTGAAGAAAACAGGAATGTTCTCCATAAGACTTCCCAATAAATACAATGTCTCTTTTGactactattattttcttcttataacCATGGCCTCATATATACCAT tGTTTCCACAACTCTACTTTCATATGTTACGGCAGAGAAGAAAGGTGCTTCATGGAGAGGTGATTGTCGAAAAGGATGATTAA